Sequence from the Neptunomonas japonica JAMM 1380 genome:
GCCGCTGAAGCGATAAATCGCTCTCCTGCCTCGGTTGTACGGGCACTCGCGGATTTAGAAAACCACTTAAATGTGCGCTTGCTTAACCGCAGTACCCGACGTATTTCCCTCACTGATGAAGGACGAGACTACCTTTTGCGCTGCCGGCGTATTCTGGCGGATATCAATGACGCAGAGTTTTTGCTGGATGCCCGCCGTGGAGCACCCGAGGGCAAGTTATCCATCACGGCCCCTATGATGTTTGGCCGTTTGCATATTGTCCCTTTACTCAACCGTTACTTGAGTGAGCACCCCGGGTTACGGGTTGAGCTCACCTTAATTGACCGTATTGTTGATATCATTGATGAGGGTTTTGATCTAGCCATACGTATAGGCCACCTTGCAGATTCGTCCCTTATCTCTATGCCTTTAGGCCTCAACCGCCATATCATTTGCGCCAGCCCATCCTTAGTAAAAACAATGGGAAAACCAAACACGCCTGAGGAGTTACGCCATTGGCCTCTTGTGGTTTTTAATCCGCAGAGTAGCCAATGGACGTTTAATAACGGCCAAACACTCAACACCTATGACATGAATACCGTCATGTCTTCCAACCAAGTTGATAGCACTCTTTCCTCCGCCATCAGCGGCTTGGGAGCCACTCGCTTACTC
This genomic interval carries:
- a CDS encoding LysR family transcriptional regulator, which translates into the protein MDKLKAMATFVEIVDRGSLSAAAEAINRSPASVVRALADLENHLNVRLLNRSTRRISLTDEGRDYLLRCRRILADINDAEFLLDARRGAPEGKLSITAPMMFGRLHIVPLLNRYLSEHPGLRVELTLIDRIVDIIDEGFDLAIRIGHLADSSLISMPLGLNRHIICASPSLVKTMGKPNTPEELRHWPLVVFNPQSSQWTFNNGQTLNTYDMNTVMSSNQVDSTLSSAISGLGATRLLHYQVDEALSKGQLIRLLPEYEKTSIPIQFVYPHNRLLSIRVRAFLDWAAPQLREVLGR